TTCTgcatattgcatttgcacgcacaaTAACATTGAGTCATCTCACGTAGATATTTGTATCTAATTTGGGTGTTTATACTTCTAGAATATTCAATGTTCCAGGTGCAACAGATGTGACAGGTACCTCAGCCCCAAGCAATGACAGAGGAAAAACAACAACTTAATGCATTTTCTACTATGTTTTATAAACATATGCTATTGTAAACCAAGCTTTTAGGAAACCACCTTGTTGTATTGCAATTTCTATTTGGGTGTAGTAAGATTTAAtctttataagaaaattaaagaatctAAATATGGTAACTCTTTAAGTAACGTATGTATGATCCATGTTTAAATTCTAAAAGAAAACATTATTCAATTCCAAGTTCATTTATCATTGCAAGAAGGAAAATAAGTTAAGACTATTTTTACCATTTTCTACTAAAAAGTTGGTCTCTGGAAAGTTCATTTCCATAAGAAAATAGGGAAGATTAAATGGTGATTAATTCTTGAGTGGAATCACGTATTTACAACTATTCTTGTAATCATCAATACTAAGAGACCTATGGTTCATATCTTCGTATGTTgggtttttcatatttaaacACCAAGTATATGAACATGTGAACTTGAGTTGTCCTCGTTATAAAAAAGAAAGTAGAGATTTCTCTACGTGGTATTATTTTGGACACTTGAGTATAAGTTATGGAATCCCAAGGTACATGGCAATATTGAGTTTTGAAAGTTACCaacttaaatcatttttttccaTACATGAGGAATCAGGATTTActattctaaaattaaatgaaataatgTTTCTTAGAtcattttaaagaaaaaagagagaagataaaattgatttacaaaattaattaatgcctcttatatttaaaatttcgaACTTAATTCACTAGGACATACGGGGCATTAcaaacttagtttatttattgTAAAAGCTATGTTAGGTCTACTGTAAGTAAGATACTAAAGAGAACCAACTAAACTTTGATAAAGATGTGTATTAGGAAAAGGATCTCCATCATTAGTAAAAGGTGTACTAGCTGCAATAAGAGTAGCATTGGGCTTATTATCTTGTAATCCTGCTGTGATTAGTAAGTTAGTGGCATACTTTAACTAAGTCGGATATAGACCAGTTCCATCCCTGAAAGCTTCAAATCTAAGTAAGTAATTGATAAAGCCAAGAGTCTTGAGTGCACAATTGGAATCAAGCTGCTTGATGAAAGAATGCATAAGAGGACTACTAGAACCATTTATTAGAATGACATCAACATAGACTCAAACATAGAGAACAATGGAATCATTGTGTTTAATAAACAAATAAGCATCCAAAATTGCATTAACAGAACCCCCAATGAAGAAGAGttatatttagtttatgaaaCTAGGCACGTGGAGCCTGTTTCAAAGCATAAATGGCCTTTGTAAGCTTACAAACGTAAGTGGGATGAATTGGATCTAAAAACACTTCAAGTTAATGCATAAACACAACCTCTTCCAAAtcaccatttaagaaagcattaTTGATATCTATTTTCTAAATATCCCAACCAAAAGTGactgctaaaaaaaaaaaaaaaactcaaatgtAGGAGCCATGATAATGAAGCTGatcataaagaaaaattttctaattttgagtATCAAGAGCAACAACTAGAAGCTGAAAATGAATTAGCAGAGGAAGGAATTTGTTGAATCATTGAGACTTTACTTAGCAGATTTTATGGAAAAGCtgatttagtttattttttgaatttattactcAGTCAATGGTAGTCAGTTCCTCAAATCCAGCAAtataaatagttaaataaaattgttagtTGTTGAGATTTCTATGGAGAAAATATCTGTAGTTGTGatcattttacttgtatttaatcagcttttttcaatgaaataaattatcttCTACAGAAAACTTATTCTCTGTTCCTCAATTTTTTCCCCATCtttccttccatttttcttgtCTTTGTGCTTCATGATAAATGCTCCTTCAGTGTTCTCTTTTGACCTCATAGAGGTCCTTTGCTCTTATGCCTGCAGCTTTCTAATAAGTTCTGCAATTGACAAAGTTTTCAAATCACAAGACTTTTCAATTGCTGAAATCTTGGATTCAAATTTGTCTGGCAGGCTGATCAACATTTTCTCCACCACCTTTGAATCTTCAAATGTCTCACCATAAAGCCGAATTTGATTCACAAGCTGCATGAGTTTTGAAGAATACTCATTTACTGTATCTCCGTCCTTCATTCTCAGCATTTCAAACTCTCTTTTAAGAGTTAACATCTTGACTGACTTTACCCTATCACTGCCTTCAAACTCTTCCTTTAATTTATCCCATGCTTGCTTTGGTAAATCACAAGTCATTATTCTTGTGAATATTGCATCTGACACTGCTGAGTGTATACAAGTAAGTGCCTTAGGTTTTCTAGCCATATCTTCTTCGTGTTTCCTTATCTGCGCCAGTGTTGGATTTTGCGGAAGCGGAGCAGGATCAGCATCATTAACGATGACGTCCCACAAACTCATGGCTTTTAAGTAAGACTTCATCTTAATAGCCCATAATTGATAGTTTTCTCCTGTAAGGAGAGGAGGAGCAGGAACAGAAAAATTGCTCGATGACATTCTaaaaaatctgagaactcacaAAACTCACAAGTGTTTTAACTCTCAAGTGTTTAAATTCACACTCAATAGAAAACGACACTCACAGCCCCTTAAGAagagggctctgataccacttatagaaaaaacaaaagaataaatgTGCAGGGAAAAAATTTGAGGAACAGAGAATAAGTTTGCTGTAGaagataatttatttcattgaaAAAAGATGATTAAATACAAGTAAAAGGATCACAACTACAGATATTTTCTCCATACATTAAGGTGAGTTTGATTTTGGTGTGTGGTATGAGAAGAAAGTTGAAGGAATGTTACAGGGATATGTTGACAGTGATTAATCCTTGAAGTTTATGGAAGATAATGATATGGTGATGGATATGTCTACTATTTATGTGAGTGATGATGTTTGTGGATGTTGTCAAAAGGGCAAGATgcatagaaaatattttcctatCGACAAAGCTTGGAGAGCAACCAACAAACTTGAATTGGTCCATACTGATGTTTGTGGTCCAATGAGCATTCCATCTGTAAAtggaaacaaatattttttgttattcatTGATGATCTCACAAGGATGGTATGGGTTTATTTCATGATTAATAAATCTGAAGTTTTATCTCTATTTAAGAAATTCAAAGCTTATGTAGAGAATCAAAGTGAATGTAGCATCAAGACTTTGAGGTCAGATAATGGTATGGAGTACAACTCTCGagaatttgtaaaattttgtgaaGTTGCAGGTATTAATCATCAGCTGACAGTAGCTTATACTCCACAACATAATGGGGTATCAGAAAGGAAAAACAGGACGGTGATGGAGATGGCCAGATGCATGATTATTGAGAAGTGCTTGCCTAAGCATTTCTGGGTTGAAGCCGTAAACACAGTTGTTTATCTTCAAAACAGACTCACTACAAGGTCTGTGAAGGGTATGACACCATATGAAGCATGGTTTGGGTTGAAACCATCAGTTAAGCACCTGAAAGTCTTTGGTTCAGTGTGCTATTTTCATGTACCAGCAGTGAAAAGAAGCAAGTTGGATGAGAAGGCCGAATTGGGTATCTTATTGGGTTATGCAGCTAACTCCAAGGGGTAGAGAGTTTATAATATGGAGACTGAGAAGATTACAGTTAGCAGAGATCTTCTAATAGATGAGACTGCTTTCtggaattgggagaaaaattcaGTTGAAAAGAAATCCACAATTTCAGATCAGGATTCAAGCTCAGGAGGagcaaaagaaaatcaaaagacCTCTGCTCAAAGTGAAGATGGAAATGATGATTCAAATCTGGAGTCTCCAAACCTAAAAACTAAATCTGTCTGAGATTTATGCAAGGTGCAACATGGCTATCTCAGAACCAGCAGATTTCATTGACGCTTCCGAATATGAAGAATGGCAGAAAGCTATGAAGGAGgaaattgaaatgattgagaagaaccaaacttgggagCTCACTACCAAGCCAAAGGGAAAGAATGTTATAAGTGTCAAATGGGTTTATAGAACTAAAGTAAACCCCGATGGCtccattttcaaacacaatgcCAGATTGGTTGTCAAGGGTTATGCACAAATGGTTGGAGTAGACTATGGCGATACATTTGCACCCGTGGCAAGACATGATACTATTAGAATGCTGCTAGCTTTTGCTGCTAAACATGAATGGAGTGTGTTTCATTTAGATGTCAAGTCTGCCTTTCTAAATGGCGTTCTTGAGGAGGAGATATATGTGCACCAGCCTCAAGGTTTTGTAATTTCAGGTCAAGAAGACAAAGTTTATAGATTGAGAAAAGCACTATATGGGCTGAAACAAGCCCCCAGCGCCTGGTAT
The Diospyros lotus cultivar Yz01 chromosome 12, ASM1463336v1, whole genome shotgun sequence DNA segment above includes these coding regions:
- the LOC127787606 gene encoding uncharacterized protein LOC127787606 produces the protein MSSSNFSVPAPPLLTGENYQLWAIKMKSYLKAMSLWDVIVNDADPAPLPQNPTLAQIRKHEEDMARKPKALTCIHSAVSDAIFTRIMTCDLPKQAWDKLKEEFEGSDRVKSVKMLTLKREFEMLRMKDGDTVNEYSSKLMQLVNQIRLYGETFEDSKVVEKMLISLPDKFESKISAIEKSCDLKTLSIAELIRKLQA